DNA sequence from the Armigeres subalbatus isolate Guangzhou_Male chromosome 1, GZ_Asu_2, whole genome shotgun sequence genome:
aaatgcttcggttgctgctttgtttgaacgtgtgtgaagttgttcgaacactCAAAACTTTATGGTCAGCAATTCGTTCGTTTGACGTAACCCCATTTGCAGACGGCAGAAGCAATAGTCCATCTTGTTCTTCAGCTTCCATGGATTCATTATCTGTCGGTACGTCTCTCGTCATGATCCTCTGTTCATTTTGTCATACTGTGTCGGAACTATTTTGACGTCCTGAATATGTCTTGTGTATTGTACATCGCCTTTGCTCAAAACTATCAGTTTTGCGCCATCTTTTGCAATAACCGTAAATGGCTACGATGAAAAGTTAGGatcagtttttgttttcttctgcTGTGTGATGAGTACCAAATCTCCCAATTTTACTTCCGATGGTTTGGCACCACGTTTCGTATCCGCATGTTTCTTGCTATTCAGCTTAGTATCCGCATCCCGTTCTCGGATGTCAATTTGGTCCAACGCTTGTTCCTTGTGCTGCCATAGGCTGGGGAACGTACCGCGGAATTTCCACCCAACAAGCAATTCAAACGGCGTAACTTTTAACCGTGAGTGGGGCACAAGGGTGTTGTGGTTATGAACATATTGGTTAAGTGCCCACCTCCAATTCTTGCCCTCTAATTTGGCTGCCGTTAAAGCTTTGGTTATTCCGGGATTCTGTCTTTCCACTGCGCCGTTTATTTGTGGACTCATAGGAATTGCCTTTCGAACCTTTACTCCCTTCTCTTCCCAGAAGGAAATAAAAACGGCGCTCTGAAAGGCCTTTGAAAAGCCATTATCGCTTTGAAGCACACGTGGCAATCCCCATCTCTGGAATACATCACATAAGGCCGCATTTGTGTGGTCTGCATCCAGTCGCTTCATCTCTACTACCGACAAATAACGTGAGTAGATGTCAACAATCACCAGAAACTCCCCCGTTGCAAACCCCGGGTTAGAGAGGAAATCAATCTGGAAGATTTCCCATAGATTCTCTGGCAGTTCTCTAGATGATAGAGGTTGTGGTGGACCTTTTCGAGACATCAGAATGCATATTTCACATGACTTTACGTACTTCTCTACTTCTTTCGCCATTCCCGGCCACCAAAAGAACTCCCTCATAATCCTCTTCATACTCACTTCGCCAATATATCCACCACCTGGTAGAATTACTCGGTCgttcttgaaaaatcttctTCTGTGCTTCAAAACTTTTCTAGCATCGTGGCCAAATCCCTGTTGCCACGGCCTCACATACTCCTCTCGGCATCTTTCGTTATCTCTAACACGCCCGCCTCCAATGAGTACAATAGATttccaggggccctccttagcggctacaaagcaagaccatgctgagggtggctgggttcgattcccggtgccggtctagataattttcggcttggaaattgtctcgacttccctgggcataaaagtatcatcgtgctagcctcatgatatacgaatgcagaaatggtaacttggcttagaaacctcgcggttaataactgtagaagtgcttaatgaacactaagctgcgaggcggcaatgtcccagtggggcatgtaatgccaacgaagaagaagaagaagatttccaGAATTCTCTTCTTAAAATGGAACAGCTAGTTGTGTTTCGTCTATCAGCCGGAACCAAGCATCAGCTACATTTTGCTCACCAGGAACTCGTTGAATCGAAAAGTCGAAGGGCTGAAGACGCAGAGCCCAAGCTTCTGCGCGAGATACTGCTCGTTTCCCTAGTCGATGTTGAATGTTAAAAATTAATTCGTTCGCTTCTGAATCCGTTCTAATAATAAATGTCCGTCCCAACAAATAAAAAGAGAACCGTTCTGCACCCTCAACCACTGCCAGTGTCTCCTTTTGGGTTTGGGGATACCCAAAGTTCAGCTAGAGTCAATGATTTGGACGCACAGGCAATCACGCGGGGTTTGCCGGCGGCATTCCATTGTATGAGGACTGCCCCTAATCCAGAGGGTGATGCATCTACATATAGTTCTattattcccaacgacttctcgaagGAGTTGAAGATCTCAGCTGCCAAATTGACGgtctatatcaaatcatcaaaaaacatTAAGGCCCTGAATCTCGAACTCAAAcatatgagtgctccgttcttcgagcacctttcgctgatctttaatcattgtctccggctcagctattttccatcgtcctggaagtcagcgaaagtcatccccatccggaagcctgggaaggatccttatTCCTCCTCCAAAAGTTACCGtctcatcagccttctctcagggttatccaagctattttAAAAAGCTAtgcatcaccggttacttgagtctgccgataatctcaacatcttgctcgaggaacagtttggttttctatgcggtcgatcaaccgtacacagggtttgcagaaatcactCTCAATAGATATTTagtgaacaacgataaaagagaggcaaaaactgttccaacaatcataacaagccataacaaatttatcaaacttgtatacaagtgcgaataaacaaaatcggataggtagcccccacagaaaaatggtgattctcgctttgtttttgctcctttcgttttggttactgcacagctgtgtagaacaagttgaaatgcatcatcagagccagtgctccccgcatttggagctttctaaaagaaatttatcatggggtatagccttccgaatcagttctctatcatgacagcttgcgaaaaaagtctctcgcggtatgctacatatcgtatatgtatacagagatgataagtgagagacttgttctttctctttaggattcaatccctgaccgtacaccaactgacccgagttaccaacgtcctcagacggaacaagtctgtctctaaaacatccgccatggtcttactcgatgtcgagaaggcattcgacTATGTATGGATTGATGGCCTGGTGgataaactacaacgctacaatcttcccagctacctggtgaaaatcatcaacaattacctgtcagcaagaacattccgggtctcaatcagcggagcgagctcCAATgtgcacaacatcgtcgcaggcgttccccagggcagtatcttCGGACCCCTGCtattcaatctgttcacctccaacatgccagaacctccagaaggtggCATACTGTCTGTtagcagatgacacctccaatCTCCATAGTCTACaatggtagagtgatcagagcgctagtgtcAAAACTCCAACGAGCCCTGgctgccctgacagagtacctcaccagctggaagatctgtatcaatgcCAGGTCATCAGTTTTCCCAAcgctaaatcccctaaacatgttccgcctggggactgtaaaatcatcctcaatggcacgactgtgtaATGGGCGAATGAGGCCGACTactttggcttgaccctcgacaggaagcttattttcaagcaacatgttgacaagacggtgaccaAGTGAAAGGTCTTGTTGAAACTGCTGTATCCTTATTAATTAACTGTTAATCATATGCCCAGCTGAGTTTTCAAACTAATTGTTTGCTTGTTTGCAGTTTCTCATCATTGATCTTGCAATAAGTTAGTAAAAGATCATAACCAGCGAAAAATCCAAACGATATTAGGGTATCTGCTTGCACGTACTGGAGAGACATGCATCGAAGAAAAACATCCCGGGGGACTGTTATTTGGGAAAATTACATTCGgagaattggttttcgggaaaTTGTCATCTATTTTGCATCCAATTTTCGACAAAAGATATTCGAAATTAAGAaacaaaaagaaacaaaacaaaaactaatAACAAGCGCTAAGCTAACATTGGAACCACACAGTCATGGGAGCGCATGGTCCTTCatgattgaaaacaaaaaagtatGGCGcgtgtaccgttttgactcgaagtccggacacctaagcactgctgaattttcagttcaatatttcaaacggaattaagtacttgacactaagtgataacacaccctgtcaagattaaattatcaaatttgctgtagtgtactgaaaatgacattttgtatgcacgaaatagctaatataatcgaaaacattgagcatcgcttgcttcgaaatccggacacagtataagggatgcttcaaataccggacaattttgcttcgaatttccggacacttcgagtttggCTATATTGATTCTCAAATTGCCAATTTAATCTGTACAAAGACAACTAGGATATAGCATTCGtatttctcgattaatataAATCTGTAAGGTAAGGTTTCTATacacatttgtatggaaatctggcatcccccagttgtgtgtaccatccgacgtttctgctccgagattgaccaggactaccaaaaaacagcatttgaaaCCAAGCAGGAGGATTTAACTGCAATATACAACATTCggaatctaataatttcatacAATCTCCCCCCTCTCTCTTTTCAAGGtagaaattttgacattttacgtgtctgtgggtaatgaaatattttcttcaatactACCTCTCAAAGTCAACGTGGGTAAGCTGCAATTAGTGGTATTCATGTGTCTTTTGACCGTTTAAACCGTTTCAGTTTGCTTTTAGAAATCAAGGATTGAAAGGAgcgattgaaataatgaattcatgcggattgataaatccgggcgtgtccgagaaatgttgagttttttttatttgacgggAGTCGTTCATAACGTGTCTTTTTATACAATTCTGTTGAAAAAGCTAGTTTtacgaacttgttttttttttacaaaaatgtgaatggttaaaaaaatatattcgaagacaacctttcactagaaactgaaggcaagttttgctacttgtgtacaattaataaagtgataccatttacaatatatgtataagtatatatcgataagctgagagcaagcaatgttccttttggaGTGTAGCAACTCAAATCTAATGACATTGTTACTATGATTGCTCATtacgaatcatttgatttcaattaacttaactgataaacagttatttaacatcatctcagcatgtccggaaatcgaagcaattgtaaaaacttgcctcgaaATCCGGACATAaagaaaatgtgataaaaattataaagctatgaattcccaagcaatttctctagttcatgacaaagagtgctatcatactatgttaataaattactaataccgcttgcaaatgatagaatatagaaaatatgagcttagtttttctaatgttgagtcttaagctgtattctaagaaaaacgaaattcaccgttgattatgacatgcTTTCTACATTTAcctctaattttcaagtttttatcacagatcacggattacttacatttgttaaatggtttcaagtccaagaatcgttccctgcattgataacccaagaaatacttgttAAGATGGCaaataaagtcaaataacaattgaagtgtccggctttcgaagcgtccggcaattcgaagcaaaacggtaGTGTTCTCTTCTGCTGCAATCAAGTGCTGACTGCTGCGTGCGCTGGCTCGGACGGTGAGTGCCAGTATGGCGCTTCACGCCCATAGGCAAGCAACAGCAGCTGGTTGTCTCGTTCTTACTCAAGCGGAGTGCAGTCGAAAGCTCGCACTAGTGCCAGTGGAGACTTCAATGCTACCGTTGCTTTAAGcaataattaatttaaaaaattcctaTTTTGTAGATTTTAGAAGTACTCAAATCACATGTGAAATTTCACTAGAAACGAAACTGTAATTGAGCTGAAGTATGCTAAAGAGAAGAAAGTTGTTGTAAAGCAAAAAGCAACCGCAACTAACTTTAGGGTATAAATTATGATGGTAATGAAAAAGGTAAAAAGAAACAATTACACTGTACACACATGCACATATTATTTTTAACGAAAGCAATCTGAATCTTTTCTTATCACCTGAAGGTTACTTCAAATAGATTAGTAATAATTCTTTCTTATGACGAattgaaacatttttcactgAACAATGTTGTTAAAATCTGAAGCATGTGTACGTAACCTTTGTTATTACGGAAGCACAGTAAGCCAAGATACATCTTGAGGAAGTATTAAGCAAAGCTACAAATGCTCTATGGATAAGTAAGGTGACGTTCGGTAAAAAGTGGGGACTaaagccaaaaatgattcaatggatttataCGGCGATTGTGAAACCCAGAATGTCATATGCCGCATTactatggtggccaaaaacaaaagaaagggtggttcagaagaagatggaaaaacttcaaagattagctactctttcaataactggtgcAATGAGGAGCACGCCGAATAAAGCGCTAGACGCTTTGCTCCACATGctaccattggatcaatttattcaattagaagcagagaagagtgctttgaagGTCAAGAGAGAttcaaacctcttcgaaggtgacctaaaaggacatcttagtattctaaacaaaataagtatcaACTCACTTATCACAAGCAATGATGATTGGATGAggagaaaatacaatttttatcgatgctttgatgtaattaatcttgagcgaaatatatgagcgaacggTGGACCAAGTCTTCGCTCAGGATCAATTGtattttacaccgatggttcaaagcTGAACGATCAAGTtggagtagacctgtgcgccgccgcgccacgccgccgccgccggtggttttactcgcgccgccgccgccgacgattttgggtcggcgcgccgccgatcataatttggccacgccggtgactaatcgcaataaaaaaaaatcaattaacttaagtcgagttGAGCCAAGCACAAGATTCAGTGTCTCGGCCTAAtaattgagatcgaaatacgtatctgtgaagaaatacagcgtggtagagttaattggaatagtactaaactagtcttatggaagtcaaaattcaatttcaaatctacctcaagctaTGGTGTCCCTAGGTCAGTGTAGTGACatacattgtcttggttaattaacaagttggttgattagtttgagagtttgaatgaggatttatctagtataataatacataaattgttaaactgatctttggaatgcgtAAAGCCAAGGCCTCATTTAGTCGGGCACCTACACTTGTAAGagactcgcaaaatgggtttgttgTGGAGCCTGGATACACGCCCAAAGCGTCCCCATTCTTGAAGGATCTGGCATTGGTGCAGGAAAGTTATTGCAGTTAAGAAATTTAAGTTGCACATTAGTTATTTGGACATTTTGTTTTACATATGccagtatttagaatgtctggttATGTCGCGGCTAtaagccgccagacattctaaatactcacgcctctaatgtggacgtgtacaatacacatgtggaagtattggattgagaaatgaattgcgagtgatttgactatgcgtccaatttgggaatctcgagctcgttcagtagttgctaggttgcgaaggccgacggaggtccttcgtagcttagttggttaaagcaccagtctagcggactgtagggtcatgggttcgagtcccatcgaagggaaagtggttacctccaatacattttccaaatcaatatcttccacataacgtacatattcacatatgagttttcataacattgtaaattaacgtccaagtcgggtggtttaatccccggaaataggcaattacctttgattgaaccccatttttttttttatttatttaaatcaacttatttaatcagttttctttgttttaagatttgtgctattaggatagttggcttataaggcaaactgatttagcaaaataattaaatcccaactgttaatgctttaccgattttttctgttccgactcccgagtaagtaattcatattttgaaatcaatttctgaacaTAACTGTCAAAACCACTTACTTAGCATCACCAAagcaaatattacgagcatCAGTTAAAAACGCTACCCAAACGTAACCCAGAACTGGGGTGTTGTCGCCTCGCTGAATagtatttaatcaaattatttagttaaaacgtcaggtattttcaaacataacgaaaatttaatttaatttaattgtcttgaaattatttaatactgtattataaaagccttattgtgaaattcctggaatttcggagaatattcgaagaagtatcgttcaaacattcatttacgaattccttcgaaaaatactccagaaattagttcggaaataaatcaagaaatttacttgataattccttcagatattcctccgaaaagttccttttaaaaagccttagaagattattttaaaaattcttcctatttttttgggtattccttcggagattccttacaaaatttttccgaaaattcctcaagaattttcattacggatttcttcagaaaattctttacgaatttctttcggaaatttcttaaggaatgctttcggatttttttccaaaaattcctacaatctccttcggagactccttgaggaattcgtTTGGATGTTTCCTTAgcaattcctgtgaaaattccttaaggaattccttaaaatatTCCATTTGtccttttaagaatttcttcggaattttgttgagaattacttcgaaaatttttccttttgaaattgtttcggcattTATTTCATCAATCGcaggaaaaagtttttctagatattcataaggaattaattcaaattttgcctaaggaatttcttcagaactccttcaaaaaattcttcgggaattcttccggtacTTCCTGcaaaaatgccttcatcttGCCTAaagtctttgtttgtttgttgtttgtttttggatttttttttcgataactcAATAAGTAACAACGTCGCaaacaatttcattttcaataaatttgataaaaaaaatctggagaaatctccgaaggaaatcatggaggttttacgaataatcttttaatgaagtccctggaggaatatccgaatgaattccgggcggtatttttttttgttatttaagaaataaaattatggaggaattcacaaataagtttttggaggcgtttttgaagaaatttgtacTGGGTTTAGTGCAgcaatttccaaataaacttttgaagggattcccaaaagagaacctgcatggattttcgaaaataattcctaaaggatcttctaaaagatttttgaaggtaaaatactttcctaaataattcctaaaggaatttccagaggaatcgataaaggtatttttgaaggattttatgatggaatttccgaaggaattctcaaagaaaattACGGAGAaaatcctaatagaatttcagagaaaatgcctactggtttttctgatgtaattcctaggtttctccaagaattcctttggaatttttctcagtaatttattcgcaatttcctccagagattcctttgaagattcgtccagggattcctaaggaaattgcctcaaaaagttctaaaaaactcctccgtaaacgaattccagaaagttcttcggaaattctttcggatatttcttaaaatttacttcgggattacgtcagaatttcctccacatATTCCTTTGTTTAGGAAaaccttaggaaattcgttaTGGTtcgttcttttagaaattcctttgaaaatttcttagaaaattgctTTAATaattgcttcataaaatcctttaggaattcttttggatataccttccgaaaatcattcgcaaattccttttgaaatatcgacggaaaatattttagaattcctccaaaattcctccaggaattcatttacagattccttcggaaatatgtttagtcATTGAAAGTTtgctaaggaatttcttcggaaattaatacgaagaattattttaggaattccttcggatttttttagaataaaaaacgttggaaattttatagaaattcctctaagGGGTTACTTAGCAAGTTCTTTGacaacttttcctgaaattcccataggaatactttcagaactaccttgaacaattccttgggaatttctacgggtaatcctttgaaaattctttggtaactttagaaagaagttcttggacatttccctcaataattccgtcacaacattctccatttcttttgcattttttcgggaatcacttcagaaataaattcaaagaaatttctttgaaattgcttttgggaaccatttggaaattgttctaaaaattccctagaacatttttcgaaatttactgaaaagattctttctgatttttctgcggCAATTCCTTCGGTTTCctaatgtaaactatttttaaaatcggtgttccgggcaaaattataaaaaacctatacatataataagcaaggcctgcgtgcccaaacctttgttccttattacgaataaacgagtctacaTTAAGCAAGGTTTTGTATTTtcttggtgtgatttgtgggaaatgagtcgtgggatcaatagtgaatcttacactaagttctttcgaaaattccttcaaaaattttgcaagaaatgtctttataaactcttttcgctATTCTCTCGGAGAGTgctttctgaaccccttcgaagattttttccagcaatttcttcggaaattgttttaggaattctttcggaaactatttATACTCTTTCGGAAactaattttcgaatgaaatcctgaaataatattctacggcagcggttctcaacctttttcttgagaggtaccccttcaaacttttgcattaattgaggtaccccctcttgaaagtaggcttccaagcctcttgaaagaataattccgagccttttgaagggaggcttcaaaGCCTACAAAAAGAAGCTTCttaatctcttgaaagtagctcTTGATaataggcttctaagcctcttgtaGACACGCTTTTTAGCCGCTTAAAAAGATGATtattttgcatcttgaaaggacgcttctgagcctcttaaaagtatgcttccaagcttcttgaaagaagaattccgagcctcttgaggggaggcttccgattcacttaaaaataggctttcgagctcttctgagctttttgaaagaaggcttctagccctcttaaaaggagacttccgagcctcttgaaaggagcttctgaaagtatgcttccgcacctcttgataagaggcttctgagccccttgtaaagaggctttcgagcatcttgaatggtggcttttgagctacttaaaaggatgcttcctatgcatttttaaaggatgcttctgaacctcttgaaagtatgcttccaaccCACTTGGAAGAagagttccgagcctcttgaagggaggtatCCGGtgctcttgaaagtaggcttccgggctgCTTAAAacgaagcttccaggcctcttgaaaggaggctttcgagccttttgaaagaaggttttcgagcttcttgagaggaggcttccaagcctcttgaaaagagccttttgaaaagaaccttccgagcctcttgaacgaaggcttccaagttttttgaaaaaggcttccgaccctcttgaaaggatccttcagagatttttgaaagaaggcttccgaatctcttaaaatgaggcatcCGGGTCTCTTGGTAGAAAacaaaggcctcttgaaaggagggttccgaaccttttggaagaacccagtcaacacaaaatcatatATGATGCAGCATAAGATGCTAGAGTGGAGacgatatacgtacatgttgtatgggCCTCCACTTTAACATCTTATTCGGCATTATATACAATCTTGTTGTGACTgggaaggcttctgaacatcttgaaaggaggcattcgagctgctctgaagaaggcttccgagaagcgtagaagaatGCTTCTTATTGTCTTGCCACAAAGCAACCAAgcttttctgtaaaaaaaagccttcatgcctctcaaacggaggcttcctaacctttagattctagattttggttcaaaaccatgtttctaacatatttgtcaacattttgtttagatcaggtagattgcaat
Encoded proteins:
- the LOC134206530 gene encoding uncharacterized protein LOC134206530, with the protein product MAKEVEKYVKSCEICILMSRKGPPQPLSSRELPENLWEIFQIDFLSNPGFATGEFLVIVDIYSRYLSVVEMKRLDADHTNAALCDVFQRWGLPRVLQSDNGFSKAFQSAVFISFWEEKGVKVRKAIPMSPQINGAVERQNPGITKALTAAKLEGKNWRWALNQYVHNHNTLVPHSRLKVTPFELLVGWKFRGTFPSLWQHKEQALDQIDIRERDADTKLNSKKHADTKRGAKPSEVKLGDLVLITQQKKTKTDPNFSS